A stretch of Mastomys coucha isolate ucsf_1 unplaced genomic scaffold, UCSF_Mcou_1 pScaffold3, whole genome shotgun sequence DNA encodes these proteins:
- the Calhm4 gene encoding calcium homeostasis modulator protein 4: MSPDLNCISSSLLRSEPCINSLIAILTVCGQQLFSSYTFSCPCQVGKNFYYGSAFLVVPALILLIAGYALRGQMWTVASEYCCCSCTPPYRRSSPLERRLACLMFFNISGRALVAPLTWLTVTLLTGSYYECAASEFASVDQYPMFANVTPSKREEMLAGFPCYTSAPSDVIPVRDEVALLHKYQSQMLGWILVVLATIAFLVSKCLARCCSPLTSLQHHYWANHLYNERVLFEQAAEEHSRLLIRHRIKKVFGFIPGSEDIKHIRIPSCQDWREISVPNLLCVGDTSQGPYSFLGDRVVEENEEDRQEGIEMKP, translated from the exons ATGAGCCCAGATCTCAACTGTATTTCGTCTTCTCTGCTCAGAAGTGAACCCTGCATCAATTCTTTGATAGCGATTTTGACTGTTTGTGGACAGCAACTGTTCTCCTCTTACACGTTCAGTTGTCCGTGTCAAGTTGGAAAAAATTTCTATTATGGCTCAGCTTTTCTCGTGGTTCCTGCCTTGATCCTTCTGATTGCTGGCTATGCTCTACGAGGCCAAATGTGGACAGTTGCCAGTGAGTACTGCTGCTGCAGCTGTACCCCTCCGTATCGGAGGAGCAGCCCTCTGGAGAGGAGGTTGGCCTGCCTCATGTTCTTCAACATCTCCGGGAGGGCTCTGGTTGCCCCACTGACGTGGCTGACGGTGACCCTGCTGACAGGTAGCTACTATGAATGTGCAGCAAGTGAGTTTGCCTCTGTGGACCAGTACCCGATGTTTGCTAATGTCACTCCTAGCAAACGGGAAGAGATGCTAGCTGGATTTCCATGCTACACATCAGCTCCCTCCGATGTGATTCCAGTAAGAGACGAAGTGGCTCTTCTACACAAATACCAGTCACAA ATGCTGGGCTGGATTCTGGTCGTTTTGGCAACCATCGCTTTCCTGGTCTCCAAATGTCTGGCAAGATGTTGCTCTCCCCTCACCTCTCTGCAGCATCACTACTGGGCCAACCACCTCTACAACGAGAGAGTGCTCTTTGAGCAAGCAGCTGAGGAACACTCCCGACTTCTCATTAGACATCGAATCAAGAAAGTGTTTGGCTTCATTCCTGGGAGTGAAGACATCAAGCATATTCGCATCCCCTCGTGTCAGGACTGGAGAGAAATCTCTGTACCCAATCTTCTCTGTGTGGGGGACACCTCACAGGGTCCCTATAGCTTCCTTGGAGACAGGGTGGTTGAGGAAAACGAGGAAGATAGACAAGAAGGTATTGAAATGAAACCTTGA